In a genomic window of Flavobacterium sp. KACC 22761:
- the dnaN gene encoding DNA polymerase III subunit beta produces MKFIVSSSYLLKQLQVLGSVINSNNTLPILDNFLFELDNDALTVSASDLETTMSATLSIDSKSKGSVAVPAKLLLEILKTFPEQPLTFTVEDNNTVEISSNSGKYALAYAAGEEFPKSVSLEDPSVTLVPADVLATAVSKTIFAAGNDDLRPVMSGVFFQFSPEGLTFVATDAHKLVKYARTDVKASQVADFIMPKKPLNILKSILGSSDAEVKIEYNDSNATFSFDNYILMCRLIDGKYPNYEAVIPKENPNKLMIDRSLFLSSVRRVAIFSNKTTHQIRLKIAGAELNVSAEDIDYSNKAEERLTCDYQGDDLQIGFNSRFLTEMLTNLQSDMIMLEMSLPNRAGILTPVDGLEEGETVTMLVMPVMLNS; encoded by the coding sequence ATGAAATTTATAGTATCGAGTTCGTACTTATTAAAACAATTACAAGTTTTAGGTAGTGTAATCAATAGTAACAACACGTTGCCTATTTTAGATAACTTTTTATTTGAACTAGACAATGACGCGTTGACAGTTTCGGCTTCAGATCTTGAAACTACAATGTCGGCTACATTATCAATCGATTCTAAAAGCAAAGGAAGCGTTGCTGTGCCAGCAAAACTTTTGCTTGAAATTTTAAAAACGTTTCCAGAGCAACCTTTGACTTTTACAGTTGAAGACAACAATACAGTTGAAATTAGCTCTAACTCAGGAAAATATGCATTAGCTTATGCTGCTGGTGAAGAATTCCCTAAATCTGTTAGTCTTGAAGATCCATCTGTAACGCTTGTTCCTGCTGATGTTTTGGCAACTGCAGTAAGCAAAACTATTTTTGCTGCCGGAAATGACGATTTACGTCCGGTAATGTCTGGAGTATTCTTCCAGTTTTCTCCAGAAGGATTGACTTTTGTTGCTACAGATGCTCATAAATTGGTAAAATATGCTCGTACAGATGTAAAAGCATCTCAAGTAGCTGATTTTATTATGCCTAAGAAACCTTTGAATATTTTAAAAAGTATTTTAGGAAGTTCTGATGCTGAAGTAAAAATTGAATACAACGATTCAAATGCGACTTTCTCATTTGACAATTATATCTTGATGTGTCGTTTGATCGACGGAAAATACCCAAATTACGAAGCGGTTATTCCAAAAGAGAATCCAAACAAATTAATGATCGACCGTTCTTTATTTTTAAGTTCAGTTCGTCGTGTTGCGATTTTCTCAAACAAAACAACACACCAAATTCGTTTAAAAATCGCTGGAGCTGAATTAAATGTTTCTGCTGAAGACATCGATTACTCAAACAAAGCAGAAGAAAGATTGACTTGTGATTATCAAGGAGATGACCTTCAAATTGGCTTCAACTCTCGTTTCTTAACAGAAATGTTGACTAATTTGCAATCAGACATGATTATGTTAGAAATGTCATTGCCAAACAGAGCTGGAATCCTTACCCCAGTTGATGGTTTAGAAGAAGGAGAAACAGTGACAATGCTGGTAATGCCTGTAATGTTAAATAGTTAA
- a CDS encoding DsbA family oxidoreductase has product MKIEIWSDIMCPFCYIGKRQLESALEQFPNEKIEIEWKSFQLDPTITPQSGKDVFTFLAERKGMSVEQSIEMHKNVTERAKSVGLDYHFEKAIISNSLEAHRIIHLAKAKNLGDEMEEIFFRAYFTEGRDLNDGPTLLELGEKAGLKQEEVLEILQNEHLYLKDVEHDIKEAQEIGVQAVPFFVFDRKYAISGAQPVEAFVNTINEILK; this is encoded by the coding sequence ATGAAAATAGAAATTTGGTCGGACATCATGTGTCCGTTTTGTTATATCGGAAAAAGACAATTGGAATCAGCCTTAGAGCAATTTCCGAATGAAAAAATTGAAATTGAATGGAAAAGCTTTCAGCTTGATCCAACTATCACGCCACAATCCGGAAAAGACGTTTTTACGTTTTTAGCCGAACGAAAAGGTATGTCAGTTGAACAATCTATCGAAATGCATAAAAACGTCACAGAGCGCGCAAAAAGCGTTGGTTTAGATTATCATTTTGAAAAAGCTATTATTTCAAATTCTCTCGAAGCACATCGCATTATACATTTGGCAAAAGCCAAAAACCTAGGTGATGAAATGGAAGAAATATTTTTCCGTGCATACTTTACAGAAGGACGTGATTTAAACGACGGTCCTACTTTATTAGAACTTGGCGAAAAAGCTGGTTTAAAGCAAGAGGAAGTTTTAGAAATTTTACAAAACGAACATCTGTATTTAAAAGATGTTGAGCATGATATCAAAGAAGCTCAGGAAATTGGTGTACAAGCTGTTCCTTTTTTCGTTTTTGATAGAAAATATGCTATTTCTGGCGCTCAGCCTGTTGAAGCTTTTGTAAATACAATTAATGAGATTTTGAAGTAA
- a CDS encoding helix-turn-helix domain-containing protein, with translation MSTKKDQNIPLLGLQEFKKDQSTHNEQVLFNELHGERHIDNPHQHDFFIIVLFDQAKGVHNIDFIDYQINNHQIHLLFPGQVHKWNIEPKTTGYQLMIGREFFESFSSSFRFSFAQYHNHPVIELSEESYTLLHYEFDAIKNELEKPDCLQELISSRTNIIAAVISKEAAKIFTDHDIYQNEPRIAKFRELIDIYFKDEKLVSFYASKLHISANYLNILCKKHLKISATQLIQQRIVLESKRHLKATTLSIKEIAFELGFIDHAYFSNFFKTQTGITPTLFREQL, from the coding sequence ATGTCAACCAAAAAAGACCAAAATATTCCCCTACTCGGCCTTCAGGAATTCAAAAAAGACCAAAGCACGCATAATGAACAGGTTTTGTTTAATGAACTGCATGGCGAACGCCATATTGACAACCCGCACCAGCACGATTTTTTTATTATCGTGCTGTTTGATCAGGCAAAAGGTGTTCACAATATTGATTTTATAGATTATCAAATAAACAATCATCAAATCCATTTGCTTTTTCCAGGACAAGTCCATAAATGGAACATTGAACCAAAAACAACGGGCTACCAATTGATGATCGGAAGGGAATTTTTCGAAAGCTTTTCATCGAGTTTCAGATTTTCATTTGCGCAATACCATAATCATCCTGTAATTGAACTTAGTGAGGAATCTTATACTCTTTTGCATTATGAGTTTGATGCCATTAAAAATGAATTAGAAAAGCCCGATTGCCTTCAAGAATTGATCAGTTCCCGCACAAATATCATTGCTGCAGTTATTAGCAAAGAAGCTGCAAAAATCTTTACAGATCATGATATTTATCAAAACGAACCTCGTATTGCGAAGTTTCGAGAATTAATTGATATTTATTTCAAGGATGAAAAACTGGTTTCATTTTATGCCTCAAAACTTCATATTTCAGCCAATTATCTAAATATTCTCTGCAAGAAACATTTAAAAATTTCAGCGACGCAATTAATTCAGCAGCGAATTGTTCTGGAATCTAAGCGACATTTGAAAGCGACAACTCTTTCAATTAAAGAAATTGCTTTTGAATTAGGTTTTATAGATCACGCCTACTTTTCAAATTTCTTTAAAACTCAAACCGGAATCACACCCACTCTTTTCCGCGAGCAGTTATAA
- a CDS encoding amidohydrolase, with translation MKNSDITRKDFLRNSVLGVAGLAVGSGFINSATASTISETDSNINIASGKNFTLKNVRLETGFEYEEGEVVRTKTDLFCVEISDGKIKSISANKPNAQAIDAKGFLMLPAFRDMHIHLDKTFYDDWHAVKKRTGGVKAMIALEQQILPEMLKNSTEKAEKIIDLLQSHGTSFARSHVNIEPTSKLQSLKNLQKALENKKNTFGAELVAFPQHGVFYTDSAPYLEEAAKTDIDFIGGLDPFSIDGSIEKTIDFTIQLALDNNKGIDIHLHESGESGVKTIEYLMAKVNENPSLKGKTFLSHCFALGKIDKTKQEEMAEKLSAAQVGIVSTIPFGSLIMPIPTLMKAGVNVMTGNDSIIDHWNTFGTGSVLQKANLAAQLYGQVTEFNLSRMLKLATAGPIPLNDKGAQQWPKAGDKADLVFLKASCSAEAVSRMSPVKSLIHNGNIVY, from the coding sequence ATGAAAAATTCCGATATTACTCGTAAAGATTTTTTAAGAAACTCCGTTTTAGGCGTTGCCGGACTTGCAGTTGGCTCAGGTTTTATAAATTCTGCAACAGCTTCTACAATATCTGAAACAGATTCAAATATAAATATTGCTTCAGGCAAAAATTTTACTTTAAAAAATGTTAGGTTAGAAACTGGTTTCGAATACGAAGAAGGTGAAGTTGTTCGTACTAAAACAGACTTATTCTGCGTTGAAATCAGCGACGGAAAAATCAAATCAATTTCAGCAAATAAACCAAATGCACAAGCTATTGATGCAAAAGGCTTTTTGATGCTTCCTGCTTTTCGCGACATGCATATTCATTTGGATAAAACATTTTATGATGACTGGCATGCCGTAAAAAAGAGAACTGGCGGCGTAAAAGCAATGATTGCGCTAGAACAGCAAATTTTGCCAGAAATGCTAAAAAACTCCACTGAAAAAGCAGAAAAAATAATTGATTTATTGCAATCACACGGAACTTCATTTGCAAGAAGCCATGTCAATATTGAACCGACTTCAAAATTGCAATCTTTAAAAAATCTGCAAAAAGCACTTGAAAACAAGAAAAACACTTTTGGCGCAGAATTAGTTGCTTTTCCGCAACATGGTGTTTTTTATACTGATTCTGCTCCCTATTTAGAAGAAGCTGCAAAAACGGATATCGATTTTATCGGAGGGCTTGATCCTTTTTCTATTGATGGCTCTATTGAAAAAACAATCGATTTTACCATTCAATTGGCATTAGATAACAATAAAGGAATTGATATTCATTTGCATGAATCTGGAGAATCTGGCGTAAAAACAATCGAATATTTAATGGCTAAAGTCAATGAAAATCCAAGTTTAAAAGGAAAGACTTTTTTAAGCCACTGTTTTGCCCTTGGAAAAATAGACAAAACAAAACAAGAAGAAATGGCCGAGAAATTAAGTGCAGCACAAGTAGGAATTGTTTCTACGATTCCTTTTGGCAGTTTGATAATGCCAATTCCAACTTTAATGAAAGCTGGCGTAAATGTAATGACCGGAAACGACAGCATTATTGACCATTGGAACACATTTGGAACCGGAAGTGTTTTACAAAAAGCAAATCTGGCGGCGCAATTATATGGACAAGTAACTGAATTCAACTTATCGAGAATGTTGAAACTTGCAACAGCTGGACCAATTCCTTTAAATGACAAAGGTGCGCAACAATGGCCTAAAGCGGGAGACAAAGCTGATTTAGTATTTTTAAAAGCCAGTTGCTCTGCTGAAGCGGTTTCTAGAATGTCGCCTGTAAAATCGTTAATACATAATGGAAATATTGTTTATTAA
- a CDS encoding MutS-related protein: MEVYQNKVKHFSETYSKINKKYNSISLLRLLAVFLGLFMLYKYIKTNEVLYVALAFLSFVGFIFLMKIHSKLAFQRQITSALLKINENEISFLKREKLPFENGIEFNDFHHPYAYDLDIFGDHSLFQNLNRTATFVGKKTLANQLLNLFPNEIILENQQAINELKLKMEWRQDFLALATVSNDTKSSYDALIHWSSFKNNGLPKALVLLSYAVPLLFFGVLFAYFVTSKTILLSYLTYIFIANMIVLGQSVKRIKSEIAQADHVDKIIKQYSLLVEKIESEKFESKKLIELQRQLISKKIPASVHLKQLSELFSRMDTINNFVTAIVFNGTFLFNLHVLKALLKWKEDYSHELENWIAIIGEFEALNSLANLAYNNPDFVFPEINTENKIGFKNLSHPLLNPNNRVGNDTYFYPQSFMILTGSNMSGKSTFLRSLGVNMVLGGIGSVVCASEANIHPLLVLVSMRLSDSLADSESYFFAEIKRLKQIMDALQERPAFVLLDEILRGTNSDDKRNGTIEVVKKIIAKNAIGAIATHDIEVCLTTNDFPHVLTNQCFEVEIKNNELYFDYKLRNGICKNKSATFLMQKMGVI, from the coding sequence ATGGAAGTATATCAAAATAAAGTCAAACACTTTTCAGAGACTTATAGTAAAATCAACAAAAAATACAATAGCATTAGTTTACTGCGTTTGTTAGCTGTTTTTCTTGGTTTATTTATGTTGTATAAATACATTAAAACCAATGAAGTTTTATACGTAGCCCTAGCTTTTTTATCTTTTGTTGGTTTTATTTTTTTGATGAAAATCCATTCAAAATTAGCTTTTCAGAGGCAAATTACCAGCGCGCTTTTAAAAATCAATGAAAATGAGATTTCTTTTTTGAAAAGAGAAAAGCTTCCTTTTGAGAACGGAATAGAATTCAATGATTTTCATCATCCTTATGCGTATGATTTGGATATTTTTGGAGATCATTCTTTATTCCAAAATTTAAATCGAACAGCAACTTTTGTCGGAAAAAAAACATTGGCCAATCAATTATTGAATCTTTTTCCGAATGAAATTATTCTTGAAAATCAGCAAGCCATTAATGAACTTAAATTAAAAATGGAGTGGAGGCAAGATTTTCTTGCTTTGGCTACTGTCAGTAATGATACGAAAAGTTCGTATGATGCTTTAATTCATTGGAGTTCATTTAAAAACAATGGGCTTCCTAAAGCTTTAGTTTTACTGTCATATGCAGTTCCATTACTTTTTTTTGGTGTTTTATTCGCTTATTTTGTAACGTCTAAAACAATTTTGTTGTCGTATCTGACTTATATTTTTATTGCTAACATGATTGTTTTGGGACAGTCTGTAAAACGAATTAAATCAGAAATTGCTCAAGCTGATCATGTCGATAAAATAATCAAGCAGTACAGTTTATTGGTTGAAAAAATTGAATCGGAAAAATTTGAATCCAAAAAACTGATCGAATTGCAACGGCAGTTAATTTCTAAAAAAATCCCAGCAAGCGTTCACTTAAAGCAATTATCTGAATTGTTTTCACGAATGGATACCATCAATAATTTTGTAACTGCTATTGTCTTTAACGGAACTTTTTTGTTTAATCTTCATGTTTTAAAAGCTCTTTTAAAATGGAAAGAAGATTATTCGCATGAGCTTGAAAATTGGATTGCGATTATAGGTGAATTCGAAGCTTTGAATAGCTTGGCAAACTTGGCTTACAATAATCCTGATTTTGTTTTTCCAGAGATTAACACTGAGAATAAAATCGGATTTAAAAATTTGAGTCATCCATTATTAAATCCAAATAACAGAGTGGGGAATGATACTTATTTTTATCCCCAATCGTTTATGATTTTGACTGGGTCTAATATGTCCGGAAAAAGTACTTTTTTAAGAAGTTTAGGAGTAAATATGGTTTTAGGCGGAATTGGTTCAGTAGTTTGTGCTTCAGAAGCTAATATTCACCCACTTCTAGTTTTAGTTTCAATGCGATTATCCGATTCTTTGGCAGATAGTGAATCGTACTTTTTTGCTGAAATTAAACGTTTAAAACAAATTATGGACGCTTTGCAAGAACGTCCCGCTTTTGTTTTACTAGACGAGATTTTAAGAGGAACCAACTCTGATGACAAACGTAATGGAACGATTGAAGTCGTAAAAAAAATAATTGCGAAGAATGCAATTGGGGCGATAGCAACTCATGATATTGAGGTTTGTTTGACCACAAATGATTTTCCTCATGTTTTGACGAATCAATGTTTTGAAGTCGAAATCAAGAATAATGAATTGTATTTTGATTACAAACTCAGAAACGGTATTTGCAAAAATAAAAGCGCCACTTTCTTAATGCAAAAAATGGGTGTAATTTAA
- a CDS encoding universal stress protein, producing MKKILFPTDFSEAATNAFVHALEFAKMVKAELVLLHTFEIPVYDSQFFPENYASIYSSIELANFEMFKDEIPKLRAIATERKLDDVVIKHRLMDGDLIYNLKNAVEEDDIDFVIMGTTGVSDWTKFFTGSNTNSVISEVNVPVLCIPIDAKYKKVKTIGFTTRYRDKDKDVLRRILKIAKKTDAKVRSLYVKTSNSDVSDMTVKEWEQEFANDNVEFLILPSDEVKETILDFILYKDIDILTTITHKRSFFESIFESSLSKKITKEVSIPVLVMHEKE from the coding sequence ATGAAAAAGATACTATTTCCCACAGATTTTTCTGAAGCTGCTACAAATGCGTTTGTTCATGCGTTAGAATTCGCTAAAATGGTAAAAGCCGAACTTGTCTTGTTACATACTTTTGAGATTCCGGTGTATGACAGTCAGTTTTTTCCTGAAAATTATGCCTCAATTTACAGTTCTATAGAATTGGCAAACTTTGAGATGTTTAAGGACGAAATTCCAAAACTGAGGGCAATTGCAACTGAGCGAAAGCTTGATGATGTTGTAATCAAACATCGATTAATGGATGGCGATTTGATTTATAATTTAAAAAATGCCGTTGAAGAAGATGATATTGATTTTGTTATAATGGGAACGACGGGAGTGTCTGACTGGACTAAGTTTTTTACAGGATCTAATACCAATTCTGTGATTTCTGAAGTCAATGTTCCGGTATTATGCATTCCTATTGACGCAAAATATAAAAAAGTGAAAACCATTGGTTTTACGACGCGATATCGTGATAAAGACAAAGACGTGCTTCGCAGAATATTGAAAATTGCAAAAAAAACAGATGCAAAGGTTAGAAGCTTATATGTAAAAACCTCAAATTCTGATGTTTCTGACATGACTGTCAAAGAATGGGAACAAGAATTTGCAAATGATAATGTAGAATTTTTGATATTACCAAGCGATGAAGTCAAAGAAACTATTCTTGATTTTATTCTTTACAAAGACATTGATATTCTGACGACTATAACGCATAAAAGATCTTTTTTTGAAAGCATTTTTGAATCAAGTTTGTCAAAAAAAATAACAAAAGAAGTCTCTATTCCAGTGCTGGTAATGCACGAAAAGGAATAA
- the mnmE gene encoding tRNA uridine-5-carboxymethylaminomethyl(34) synthesis GTPase MnmE — translation MINQDSIVALATPSGAGAIAIIRISGAEAISIGNSVFKSIKNKDLTKQKTHTLHLGHIVDNEKTLDEVLVSVFKGPNSYTGEDTIEISCHGSTYIQQQIIQLLLRKGCRMADAGEFTLRAFLNGKLDLSQAEAVADLISSDNEASHQIAMQQMRGGFSNEIAKLREELLNFASLIELELDFAEEDVEFADRTQFHELLNRIEFVLKRLIDSFAVGNVIKNGIPIAIVGEPNVGKSTLLNALLNEERAIVSDIAGTTRDTIEDELVIGGVGFRFIDTAGIRETKDVVESIGIKKTFEKIDQAQVVIYLFDGLKFKTSSSEFVSEIEQIKNKYPLKPLLIVVNKKDILSEDEVLNITNQLENLNAKLLLISAKEKIGVDELKNELLSFVNTGALRNNETIVTNTRHYDSLLKALDEIQKVKFGLETNLSSDLMALDIREALYQFGLITGQVTNDELLGNIFANFCIGK, via the coding sequence ATGATAAATCAAGATTCTATAGTTGCATTAGCTACTCCGTCTGGAGCCGGAGCTATTGCTATCATTCGTATTTCGGGCGCTGAAGCTATTTCAATAGGAAATTCTGTTTTTAAATCCATAAAAAATAAAGACTTAACTAAACAAAAGACACATACTTTGCATTTAGGTCATATTGTGGATAATGAAAAAACACTGGATGAAGTTTTGGTTTCTGTTTTTAAAGGCCCAAATTCCTATACGGGCGAAGACACGATTGAGATTTCTTGCCACGGATCAACGTACATTCAGCAGCAAATCATTCAATTATTACTTCGAAAAGGTTGCAGAATGGCCGATGCTGGAGAATTTACGCTCCGTGCTTTTTTAAATGGAAAACTTGATTTATCGCAAGCAGAAGCCGTTGCCGATTTAATTTCATCAGATAATGAAGCTTCGCACCAAATTGCCATGCAGCAAATGCGTGGCGGATTCAGCAATGAAATTGCCAAACTTCGTGAAGAACTTTTGAATTTTGCTTCGTTAATTGAATTAGAATTGGATTTTGCCGAAGAAGATGTAGAATTTGCAGATAGAACTCAATTTCACGAATTGCTTAACCGAATCGAATTTGTTTTAAAACGATTGATCGATTCATTTGCTGTTGGAAACGTAATCAAAAATGGTATTCCGATAGCAATTGTTGGCGAACCAAACGTTGGAAAATCGACTTTGCTGAATGCTTTGTTGAATGAAGAACGTGCCATTGTTTCTGACATTGCCGGAACAACTCGCGATACTATTGAAGATGAATTAGTTATTGGCGGGGTTGGTTTCAGATTTATTGATACTGCTGGAATTCGCGAAACTAAAGATGTTGTAGAAAGCATTGGTATCAAAAAGACTTTTGAAAAAATTGATCAGGCCCAAGTGGTAATTTACTTGTTTGACGGATTGAAATTTAAAACTTCAAGTTCTGAGTTTGTTTCGGAGATTGAACAAATCAAAAATAAATATCCATTAAAACCACTTTTGATTGTCGTTAATAAAAAAGACATTTTATCTGAAGATGAAGTTTTAAACATTACCAATCAGCTTGAGAATTTGAACGCAAAATTACTTTTGATTTCTGCAAAAGAAAAAATTGGAGTTGATGAATTAAAGAATGAATTGCTTTCATTTGTTAATACTGGCGCTTTAAGAAACAACGAAACGATTGTAACAAACACAAGACATTACGATTCTTTACTTAAAGCTTTAGATGAAATACAAAAAGTAAAATTCGGACTTGAAACTAATCTTTCGAGCGACTTGATGGCGCTAGACATTCGCGAAGCTTTGTACCAATTCGGGCTTATTACGGGTCAAGTTACAAATGATGAATTGCTGGGGAATATTTTTGCTAATTTCTGCATCGGGAAATAA
- a CDS encoding site-specific integrase, which yields MVISLKKKKLQNGRYSLYIEYYKGSTAKADGKRVHLRDFEYLKLYPHQEPKTATEKKENKEIEVLAEQILSIRKAEYFQGKFDIKNNSKSKTLFLEYYSNQAEERIDSAKNYGNWTASFLHLKRFCSPNVTFNEIDEDFVKSYRNYLDKDARTKSDLPLSQNSKYSYYNKFKAAIRAAFEDGYLTINPVKKVKGFEQGESQREYLTYDELVAMNKAHCKYDVLKRAFVFSCLVGLRWSDINTLVWSEVRDEGEVSRVNFRQEKTESVEYLYISKEARSLLGERENQTERVFKGLKYGAHFNAEILRWCMKAGITKHITFHSARHTNAVLLLENGADIYTVSKRLGHKELKTTEIYAKIIDSKMKEAANLIPNINI from the coding sequence ATGGTAATTAGTCTGAAGAAGAAAAAACTGCAAAATGGTAGGTATAGTTTATATATTGAATATTACAAAGGTTCAACTGCTAAAGCGGATGGAAAGCGTGTACATTTAAGAGATTTTGAGTATTTAAAATTATATCCTCATCAAGAACCTAAGACTGCTACTGAAAAGAAAGAAAATAAGGAGATTGAGGTTTTAGCAGAACAAATCTTGTCAATCAGAAAAGCTGAATATTTTCAGGGTAAGTTTGATATAAAAAACAATTCCAAATCTAAAACACTATTTTTGGAATACTACAGCAATCAGGCTGAAGAGCGAATTGATTCTGCTAAGAATTATGGTAACTGGACGGCTTCATTTCTACATTTAAAACGATTCTGTAGTCCAAATGTCACTTTCAATGAGATAGATGAAGATTTTGTAAAATCCTATCGTAACTACTTGGATAAAGATGCAAGAACTAAAAGTGATCTTCCTTTGTCCCAAAATTCTAAGTATTCATATTATAATAAATTCAAAGCAGCCATACGTGCAGCATTTGAGGATGGTTATCTTACAATTAACCCTGTCAAAAAAGTAAAGGGATTTGAGCAAGGAGAAAGTCAACGAGAATATTTAACCTACGATGAGTTAGTAGCAATGAACAAAGCTCATTGTAAATATGATGTTTTGAAAAGAGCATTTGTTTTTTCTTGTTTAGTGGGTTTGAGATGGTCTGATATCAATACTTTGGTTTGGAGTGAAGTAAGAGACGAGGGCGAAGTCAGCAGAGTTAACTTTAGACAAGAAAAAACAGAAAGTGTTGAATATTTATATATCTCTAAAGAAGCAAGAAGTCTGCTTGGAGAAAGAGAAAATCAAACCGAAAGGGTTTTTAAAGGATTAAAATATGGAGCTCATTTTAATGCTGAAATATTAAGGTGGTGTATGAAAGCGGGAATAACAAAACACATTACATTTCATAGTGCCAGACATACAAATGCGGTTTTGCTATTAGAAAATGGCGCTGACATTTATACCGTTTCAAAACGCTTAGGTCACAAGGAATTAAAAACAACAGAAATTTATGCTAAAATCATTGATTCTAAGATGAAAGAGGCAGCTAACTTAATTCCAAACATTAATATATAA
- a CDS encoding helix-turn-helix domain-containing protein produces MESNAIFQKLAQLEKLIIGTTKQIFTVDDVVNYTGFSKSYVYKLVHMNILPYSKPNNRTLFFTKSEIDEWLLQNKSKSISQIQKEATSYTNSHKK; encoded by the coding sequence ATGGAAAGCAACGCAATTTTTCAAAAGTTAGCTCAATTAGAAAAACTTATAATTGGGACTACAAAACAAATCTTCACAGTTGACGATGTTGTAAACTATACTGGATTTTCAAAAAGTTATGTGTATAAATTAGTACATATGAATATCCTCCCTTATTCAAAACCAAACAATAGAACGCTCTTTTTTACTAAATCAGAGATCGACGAATGGTTACTACAAAACAAGTCTAAATCTATTTCTCAGATTCAGAAAGAGGCTACTAGCTACACTAATTCTCATAAAAAATAA
- a CDS encoding VapE domain-containing protein — MENNNESNDFVPNIFIITEKYLKKYEFRFNEIALDIEYRLKDGKEFKSVNENSLYIELQKAGIKISIANLLALLRSDYVKKFNPIKEYFLSLPPWDNKPHIQNLCTYLPAADSKQFEYHFIKWFVRCVKCVFNDDYFNKQAFVIVQKQQSSGKTTFCRFICPPALKSYIAEDISNDKDARILLAKNILINLDELAVLSRQEINQLKAYFTKTVINERLPYDRKNSILSRICSFIGSTNEGTFLNDESGSVRWLCFEIIGQINFAYSKDIDINKVWAQAYALSKTDFDCELSPKDIQENEKRNSKYKKLSAEFEIVSKYFKIPENTDNAQFMTSSDVLHYLSIKYPKLNHINIGKAMNGLGFERIKDRERQIYGYMVLSLPLFPMI, encoded by the coding sequence ATGGAGAATAATAATGAGAGCAATGATTTTGTTCCAAATATTTTTATAATTACTGAAAAGTATCTAAAAAAATATGAATTTAGATTTAATGAAATTGCATTAGATATTGAATACAGATTAAAAGATGGCAAGGAATTTAAATCTGTAAATGAAAACTCCCTGTACATAGAGTTACAAAAAGCCGGTATTAAAATTTCCATCGCTAATTTACTAGCACTTTTAAGGAGTGATTATGTGAAAAAGTTTAATCCAATCAAAGAATATTTTTTGAGTTTACCACCATGGGATAATAAACCTCATATTCAAAATCTATGCACTTATCTCCCTGCTGCTGATTCCAAACAATTTGAATATCATTTTATAAAATGGTTTGTTCGTTGCGTTAAGTGTGTTTTTAATGATGACTATTTTAACAAACAAGCTTTTGTAATAGTGCAAAAACAACAAAGTAGTGGTAAGACAACATTTTGCAGATTTATTTGTCCGCCTGCCTTAAAAAGCTACATCGCAGAAGATATTTCAAACGACAAAGATGCTCGAATCCTGCTTGCTAAGAACATATTAATAAATTTAGATGAGCTCGCTGTTTTATCAAGGCAAGAAATTAATCAGTTAAAGGCCTATTTTACAAAGACAGTTATTAATGAACGATTACCATATGATCGCAAGAATAGCATTTTATCAAGAATATGTTCATTTATTGGAAGCACAAATGAGGGGACTTTTTTAAACGATGAATCTGGAAGTGTGAGATGGTTGTGCTTCGAAATCATAGGACAAATAAATTTTGCTTACAGCAAAGATATTGATATCAATAAAGTTTGGGCACAAGCTTATGCATTATCAAAAACGGATTTTGACTGCGAATTATCTCCAAAAGATATTCAAGAGAATGAAAAGAGAAATTCTAAATATAAAAAGCTATCCGCAGAATTTGAAATTGTAAGTAAGTACTTTAAGATACCTGAGAATACAGATAATGCTCAATTCATGACCTCGAGCGATGTGTTACACTATTTGTCAATTAAGTATCCTAAATTAAATCACATAAATATAGGTAAAGCAATGAATGGACTAGGGTTTGAAAGAATTAAAGATAGGGAAAGGCAGATCTATGGGTATATGGTTTTATCCTTGCCTTTATTTCCAATGATTTAA